In Salvia miltiorrhiza cultivar Shanhuang (shh) chromosome 4, IMPLAD_Smil_shh, whole genome shotgun sequence, the DNA window tacaactgcttcccctgaacttgaaatcattgaatatctttgagtcgacgcatgccgatctcgtgtaccaactttctgaatatcgatgttggtaatgccttggggaataagtccgccagattatcacttgagcgaatttgttgaaTGTCGATATCGCCAtcccttttgaaggtcgtgtgtgtagaagagcttgAGAGAAATATGTTTCGTCTTATCGtctttgatgtatccttccttgagttgcgcgatgcaaggagcattgtcttcatataaaacagtatgtttggcctttgatgaagctaactcgcacgactcttggatatgactcgtcacatttctcaatcatacacattctcgacttgtttcttggattgcaatgatttcagaatgatttgaggatgttgcagtcaaggtttgcttcacagacttccatgatatagcagtttcaccacatgtgaaaacgtatctagtttgtgacttagcttcatgtggatcggataaaaatcctgcatccgagtaccccactagagtattatcagatttttcttgataatacaattcaaggtcaatggtaccctttagataacgtagaatgtgcttaacaccattccaatgtctcaaagttGGTGCAgcgctaaatcttgctagaagattgacagaaaaagctatatctggtctagtattattagtGAGACAAGTCaacgctccaattgcacttagatatggtacttctAGACCAAGTATTatttcaccctcttcaattggtcgaaatggatatttcttagtatcaagagatctaacgaccattggtgatgctaatgaatgtgcattatccatgtaaaagcgttttaacactttttctgtatatgtggattgatggataaacgttcctccacggatacgttccatttgcaaaccaagacaaaactttgtctttttcaaaatcttttatatcaaattctttcttcaaatatttaGCAGctttattgagctcttcaggagtcccaatttgaatttaaataatcaacataaactgctatgattgcaaatccactttcggttttcttaatgaaaacacaagggcatATATCATTattcttgtatccttctttTAAGAGATACTCGCTCAATCTATCGTACCACATACGCCCAGACTGTTTCAACATATACAACGACTTTTGCGTTTTAATTGAATTcatgcttttgggttttgactgcaatcctttaggcattttaaatccttcgggaattttcaattatatgtCATTTTCTAATGACAcatatagataagcagttactacatccataaggcgcatatcaagcctttgtgacacagccagactaatcaaaatCTGAAAGTAATAGCGTTCATCACGGGAGAGTATATTttctcataatcaattcctggtttttgtgagaaaccttgtgctacgagttttgctctatatctcgtaacttcatttttctcggttctctttctaacaaagatCCACCTGTATTCAACATGAattttagattccggagttaaGGTTATATAtccaaatactttccggttatcacaggaatttaattccctttctatagcttcttttcaCTTTGGCCAATTAAGTCTCTGTTTGCATTCTGCAACAGATTTTAGTTGAGGATCCTTATTTAAAACATGAcgagctatatgaaaggcaaatatatcatcaacaatgatattttctctctctagtatctgatgtaaataatttattgagatctcatgattttcagatacttgtaattctttaGGAATTACATCGCTTTCATTGGTTGATTAGtcattttcgtcattgtttggtttccatcttgcccctttctttttctaggcatagaatctttggaaccaactggtcgaccacatttttgacgaattttagactcatttgctgccaacTTTATTTGTCCTTCAaggacatcaattttagctggagtatttgcagcatatatgtgagattgtgtcacttttcttgtatctacaaaagcatcaggaatttgatttgcaatcttgtgcaaatgaatgatcttttcaatttcttgttcacatttgtttgttctaaaatcaaaatgtgataagtttttctcatttcaaGAGAGTTCCTTGTGCTTTTCTAGATGTAGATTTGTTCctcctaatgttggaaatgtcatttcgtcaaaatgacaatctacaaaacgtgcagtaaataaatcacctgtaaaggttctatataccttataatcgagggtgaatcaaatccaacatatatcccaagtctttGTTGGGAacccatttttgttcgttgtaggggtgcaattgggacttgaaccgtgcaaccaaaagttcgtaaTTGAGAAACATCAGATTCTCGGCCAaaaataatttgcattggggAATATTCATGATTGGCTTATGTCCTtagtcgaactaatgttgcagcatgtaatatggcatgaccccaaacaATAGTTGagagttttgatttcataagtaatggtctagcaataatttgaagacgtttaatCAATGATTCtgctaaaccattttgagtatggacacAAGCTACTGGATGTTCAATCTTAATTtcaatagccatacaatagtttTCAAAATTCTTGAGACGTAAACTCACTAgtgatttgagcaagtagtctagcaaatgttgcatttctagtagaaagcaagcatacatTTGACCATCTAGAAAAAGTATCAATCAATACCATAAAGtatcgaaaaggtccacaaggtggatgtataagtccacaaatgtctccttgaattcttttttagaaagatggagattcagtattatccttcgtatatgaaggtctaatgactaacttgtcttgcgcacaagcatcacatgaCATTCATTTGTAGAAAGAATCTTTTTGATTCATATGTTTTGCCCAtgtgaattattgattattgcATCATAGTTgctccaggatgtccaaacttatcatgccaaagcttaaagctttttgtGTCATTGAACTTCATgttcatgacatggtttgtctcaattgcttttatgaatgtataatacattccagaaggtagtgatgctattttttcttttgtcagcttatagcctgaaacaaaagaatttatgtaaAGATATTCATTGCTACCTTCCGCAATTGTctcgatgtggtatccattattgcggatatccttgaaacttagtaagttccttttgaacttactagagtacagggcattttcaatatctagTTTAGTATCATTTGacaaaatgatacaagctcttcctgagccttcaatgatgtttgatgcatctgatattgtgttaacattatCCTCAACTAATGTTAACTTAAGGAAacacttcttcttttgaagaataatatgtgtattGGCACTATCaccaagacaaatatcacaagattCCATATGATGTTAGTGTATAGAtgttcatgccttgttaaaaacaTCTCCGTAAAAACCCCatgggaaaaattcggtagaggaaaagagtacaagacatatatatttactcatatattacactagttgcctcgttaaaaaccttaactaagaaaacctcgtaggaaaaaacttagtaagggaaaaagagtacagcCATTCGCCCTTTAGGGCCATTTGACCTtcaaggtctaattttcaagagcatgtaatatgaATTGCTCTTGAAGAGTATATAATATTCTTCATGGAATattgattgtgctacattgggagcaacaatatgaatcaaatagataaagattcaaggatatgttatccaaatatttaatttacttgctcttaaagcatgtaatattcttcaggaatattacttgtgctactttaataacatcaatttaagatcttgaatgtaatattatATAGGAATACTATTTGTGTTCAAGGTCTAATTTTCGAGAGCATGTAATATGAATTGTTCTTCAACAGCATATAATATTCTTTATGAATATTgcttgtgctactttaatagcatcaatttaagattttgaatgtaatattcttcaggaatattacttgtgctcaaggtctaattttcgagagcatgtaatatgaattgctcttcaaaagcatgtaatattctttaGGAATATTAattgtgctactttaatagcattaatttaagatcttgaatgtaatattcttcaggaatattacttgtgctatttaaatagcatcaattaattttcaagatcATTTTGGATAAATAGACCGTATATATGTAGTATTTCAAAATATAACATATCAAATCTCGAAATCAAAGCACAAGAATCACATGATTTGACATGAAAATTGGTAACAATAAACTTCACAATAAACAAAtcgatttgatttattttaatgaatatcAATTTGTCATATTTATTAAACTGTGAGCATTAAATTGATAACATCAATAAATGCATATGAATGTAATATAGTTATGacaaacaattaaaaatatGTTAAACAATTGAGCTtaataatgcacaaaaaatgAGCAATTCATATGAAAGATCGGAACTAGAAGTCTAGAGTTATAAGGGGTCAATATATTGATGCAATATACATAATACAAATAAATTGTGTAAATGACCCATTAAGATTAAATCAAAACATAATATTAGCCTTgctgaaataataatatttcaatACAATTGATTAAACAATTGAGTGATTCCAACATAAAAATAATCGACTTATTAAatcaatcataaaaataataactaaATGCAATAATATAAGCAATTGATTTAGTTGGATTAGGTTAATTGTTTTGGTAGTTCTGACAAATAATTGGATTTGAGTAGAAATATACCATGCCAtagatttaataaaaaattgattcAATTGAATCAATCGAATCAAATAAATTAGATTTAATCGAACAacaatttgtaaaataatactattatataatttgaaattgtAGATCTAATAAATTGGAGTTAATCGAACAGCAATTTgtaaaaccatattatagatTTGAAACTGTGTAGgtctaataaaaaaattgaagcaatcaaatatatataaaaaaataataataaattcgaTTGCAAATATCAAGCGATATGACTCATAAAGCAATAATTTTCAAATCTAATAACTACATATGAATTCATAGCTATTTTTATTTGTCTATCGTCAATTTTCACAATTTCAAAGTGACAAATCGAATATCGCACATATAATCAAACACGGATTACCTTGTCGGAAAGACATGATTCTTTCCTATGGCATACCTCCAATATTGACTCAATTGGAATCGAGAACTGAAACTTTCTACAATCTAGGGAGATGAGAGAACTAGAACTAtggtgctgataacgtgttataaactagagagaaacgAGAGAATATAGAAGAGAATACGAATTAACTATCTTCAATATGAGGGccaaaggcctctatttatacaagtaggaagctagggttttagggagatttcttggtcaacacacataagatatatctagaagatatatttacaacaataTTACAGTTTTTAATGGTAAGATTTTAGCGCCGTATTTTAgctctcttctttcttttttctctttcaatttTTAGATAAACTCCTTGGCTATGAATTTTTTCAATGTACTCCATATCTTAAATAAACTCCATAGCTTTGAATTGGCTATGAATTGGGttctctttcaattttttcaatgtACTCCATAGctttgaaaaaatattcaatgtactccatatcttaaattaaaaattgaaaaaaataatttaaaaattatcaaaaatcaatttaaaacacataaattattatatagtattatttaaagtttcaacGCATAAATCAAGAAAAATCAATTAAGCGTATAAAAAAAGTGCGATTTTTGCCAATAACTTTTTCACGCATAAATAAACAGAGCTACTCGCCAATTATTCGAGATTCGACTCGAAAAAAGTTCGTTCgaagctcgattcgataataaacgagccgaactcgaatCTGATTTCGAGTTagaaatttttatcgagccgagctcgagcctgatagtgctcggctcgttgggctcgcgaacatgttcgaattcgattgttcgcgagcctgttcacgaaccttcagccAAGCCTTCAATCGAATTAGTACACAAACCTTAAACGAAtcgaactcgagctcgagtaacatattaattaaaaagattttcttaaatttataacaaattcgagcttgaacatcatatatacgaacatctaacgagctgagctcgagctcaaatTCGAATTTgatattatcgagcatcacccgagccgaattcgaaccgagctcgagtTTGGTAAGTTAAGTGGGTGATGAaccgagctcgatcatcaaaataaaagctTGAATCGAGCTCGAGTTGAGCTCGAACatccgaatatttaaacgagccgagttCGAGCCTgttagtattcggctcggctcggttcGGTTCGTTTACAGCCCTTTATTTGTAGCTCGGAGTGTGGTGATTTTTCACGTAACAATAGTTGAAGGACGTAAGTGTTAATTTCTCATAATTTTAAGGGGCCAAATTGGGAtttcttagagagagagagaattcgAAAAACCAGACCTCTCTCTCAAATGAGAAAAACCCTTCCCATAATTTATCTGATGAAGAAAGGGgaaaattttctaaaaaattaatACTCTCTAAATCCCTAAACCCTTATCGCGATCAATTAAACCCTTCGGCGAATATATGCAGTGGCAACTTCACCGACACAAGGGCGATTAGTACGAGCAAAATTCTATGCGATTTCGCAATCTTCTGTCGCATCCGTAGAAATTTGGTGTTGTAAATATGGACATTGAGCAACAGCAAGCTGAGCACATTGACTACTTCTTGAAGAAGGCGTCGACTCTCAAGGACTCGGCGCTGTCGAACGTCGTCGTAGAGGCAACTTCGCATCCTTCCCTCTTTGCTTTCTCCGAGATTCTCGCCGTCCCTAACGTCATAGAGGTACAAATAATTCGTATTACTGTTATATCATTTAATGGAGTATTTTGACAGTAAATAGTTGGCGCTGTTGTATTCTTGGGTTTTTTAGGGTTTCCGTTGAGATACAGTCTATGAGGGGATGTTTATGTATTCACTTGAACCATCCCTTGATTATTTTGTGATAATGTAACTTGGGCTGGACATCAGTACTCTATGTGAGCTAATAGAACATAGTTTAATCCGATTGAGGTTAGGTGGTGTGCATGATGAATAAATGTCGTGCTTTATGAAGCTTGTACAAACGGGTCTTATGAGAAAGAAGTATAGACATAATATTTTCTACCTATGTTGTGGATTATATGATCTGATTAATTGCAGTATAGGCTCTATAGGAGGAGACAGAAACCATCCTGGTCTGCGTTTTTCGCTAATAATCTCTTAAAAAATCGCACTTGGGAAAAATCTTTCCACTATGTGGGATTTTTAGCTTATTGTGGAAAACAAAGTGATATACACTGGAGGCTTCTAGTCCTGAGTTGCAATACAAAatgtagcaaaaaaaaaatctagtaGAGTGATTACAATGTCTTTCGGCTTTATTGTTTGATATCCAAAGTTGGAACATATTCACATCAATTTGTTGATTATTTGAATTGAACGTGGCATTATTGCTATTATTTTCTAGGAtatttatgtatgtatgtatgtatgtatgtatgtatgtctgtgtgtatgcATCTTTTTCACCCCTTTCTCTAATGTACGGAGTTATCTGCAGCTAGAAGGGACTGAGAATAGTGCCTTCCTTGACGTGCTTCGCATGTTTGCGTATGGTACATGGAGTGAATATAAGAGTAAGCATTCAATCCTTTTCTATTAACTATCATCATTCTTCTCCTAGCTGATCATTTTGGTTCAAAACTGGCATGGTAGGTGAATAAAGACTAGAGCCAACGTTCTATCTTTTCACTTATTGTTTTCTCGTCTTCATACTTAGCGATCTATTTAAACCTTGTGAAAAGCTCGCCAAGTAATTCAAGTATTTGGCTGTCTTGCACACGAAAGATAGTGTGGGTGTCCCTTCTATAAGATATATAGTCTCGCACAGGGTTATGGAGTTATATTTTCTTGCCCTGAAATCGGAATGAACTTTATGTTCTTTATTGTGGACAGTTGCTGCTAGTCGTCTTCCACAATTGGTTCCTGATCAAGTCCTCAAATTGAAGCAGTTGACTGTACTTACTCTGGCCGAGACTAACAAGGTATCCTTCCAATATTCTGCAAGTGTTCGTTAAAGTAAAATGTTGGAGATATGTTTGCCAATGTGAACATCTCCTCTTAAAATGTAAGTGATATTTTTGAATGTTAGAATTTGGACAGAGCAAGATGGTTCGGCATAAAAAGGGTGGCACAATTTAGTGATTGAAATTTGCATGATCTCTCAATTCCGAGATTTTGCACGACTTCATAATATGTTGACTAATTTTGTAACCTTCGTTTACATACTGGGGCTACTGCTTATTGATAGGTCTCAGGAGCCATATGTATCTGCTACTGGCAGTTTCCTGCTATTATGCTTTGGCTCCTCTTGTTTCTAGTATCAAGACTTGCAATTCTAGTTcatgttatattttaatttccTTAACTTGCATTATTCAAATATTGGGATAAAAGTTtgtatgataaatatatataacacGGATTCTGTTAATGTTATTAGATAAACTCCTTGGCTATGAATTTTTTCTCTGTCTTCCTTCTCAGAATGATAGGGTTCTTAAGCATTTTCTTGACCTTTGTCTAGGTATTGCCATATGATTCATTGATGCAGGAGTTGGACGTTAGCAATGTTCGTGAGTTGGAAGACTTTCTCATTAACGACTGCATGTATGTGGTaagtttctcttttttcttcgtGCCCAGTTACTTTTAACTGGAgtcatatattaaaaatgcTTAACAGCATATAATTTTCTGTTTTGTCCAGACTGTATCTCCCCCTGGTTTTAAATACCTGAATTTCCTTTGTTTTGATAAGTGGCCTAGTCAGATGTAAGAGATTATGATGATAATGCTTTAACCTGTCACTGGTATGTGGACAGGGCATAGTCAGAGGAAAACTGGATCAATTGAAAAGATGCTTTGAGGTATTCCTTATGCTTTGCGTGGTTAAAATCTACTGTTGCTCAGGTTCTTACCTGACTTATAATTCATTATAATCTGATAGTTGGTGAATTTATAGGTGCAATTTGCAGCAGGCAGGGATCTTAGACCTGGGCAATTGGGTGGGATGATCCAAACATTATCAAACTGGTGAATATTTTTTTGCTTTAGAGCATTGAATTGTCTTGTTTGATTTATATTTTGACTCAGCAGAAGGTGTCTGATGATGTCATTGTAAATTGATGAGATTTTGTTGTATGACATTGCAGCCAACATGTTAGCGGATATGGATCACATTCCCTCCTGTTTCTTATTGACTGTTTAGGTGCTTAGAATTTATTATATCTTGCTTTTGTCATTTATAGGCTGTGTACGTCAGAAAATCTTCTGGTCTCAATTCAAGAGAAGATAAAATGGGGAGATGCTATGAGTGAGATAGACAAGAAGCACGAAAAGGAAGTAGAAGAGCGGGTAGAGGAAGTAAAGAAAACACTATCTATCAAGGTCAGTTTGTAGCGAAACTTTATCATTTTACTTGTATTTCTTGGTGCTGTCTTTTTTTGTCTGTCGTGTGCGTTCCAATGCTCGGTTATCACGATGCACACGTAATTAGCTCCTACATTTGAGACAATCGACTGTTCCAACTGAAGACTCTGATGAGTTCGGTATGTGTAtatcagtatatatataaaaaatggtaCTCCGTATATTTTCTTAAGCTGACAATTTAACAGTGAAATGTATGTATTAGATTAGTCCAGTATGCATCTTACCTATATGTTTGACTTTTATCTGTTTAAGAAATAGTGTATATACAGTCTCTCTGGATTTGTTGGTCGATGTGTCTTACGTTGTGGCAGAAGTTACCAATTGTAAGCAGGCCGACATTGACTTCCGAGGGCATGAGGAGATCTTTTCTGAACATGGTGGAGTGATAATGGACTTTGAGGAAGATCGTAGCCGCCCAAAGAGGTAGCTGTTGGAATCCATACTTGGAGTTTAGGGTATTTGGTACTGGCATGATGTGCAAATAAATGATTATTGAACTCTACAAGTAGCAGCAGATTCTTAAATAATGAAGAAGCTAGGGGATTAAGTGGGATTAGGGGTAGTACCATCTTTATGAGAGAACGTGTTGCATTGTTTGATGTTATTTGGGTTTATTGTTTGCAGGAGACGACACCCCATAGGTTGAGGAGGTTGCATGCCAGTTTTTGGATTGATGGCATTTTGACAAACGACATTCCTGCTATTTAAAATGGGCCAAATATGGACTCCAAAATTTACAGTGTTGGGTCCAATTGCAGATCTAGTTTTGTCATGCGGCTCAAAACAATTATACTGCTTATTGTACTCGACCATATCAAACACCTTCTTTTTGCTATTGAAATAAATAGCTGCTGCTCTCATCAATGGATTTAAGATGTTCGTCTCTCTATTACTATCTTATTCAGCACTCTttaattcgagttttaaagttagAATTCGCAACTAGTTGTCTTGAATCTGAATTCGAttgcaaaattaaaaattcacaactcgaatatagattggttgtgaattcgattttTAAAGCTAGAATTTATAACTAGTTGTCTTGGTTGTGAAatgaaatcaaatcaaattttaa includes these proteins:
- the LOC131022823 gene encoding COP9 signalosome complex subunit 7-like isoform X2; amino-acid sequence: MDIEQQQAEHIDYFLKKASTLKDSALSNVVVEATSHPSLFAFSEILAVPNVIELEGTENSAFLDVLRMFAYGTWSEYKIAASRLPQLVPDQVLKLKQLTVLTLAETNKVLPYDSLMQELDVSNVRELEDFLINDCMYVGIVRGKLDQLKRCFEVQFAAGRDLRPGQLGGMIQTLSNWLCTSENLLVSIQEKIKWGDAMSEIDKKHEKEVEERVEEVKKTLSIKKLPIVSRPTLTSEGMRRSFLNMVE
- the LOC131022823 gene encoding COP9 signalosome complex subunit 7-like isoform X3, encoding MDIEQQQAEHIDYFLKKASTLKDSALSNVVVEATSHPSLFAFSEILAVPNVIELEGTENSAFLDVLRMFAYGTWSEYKIAASRLPQLVPDQVLKLKQLTVLTLAETNKVLPYDSLMQELDVSNVRELEDFLINDCMYVGIVRGKLDQLKRCFEVQFAAGRDLRPGQLGGMIQTLSNWLCTSENLLVSIQEKIKWGDAMSEIDKKHEKEVEERVEEVKKTLSIKLPIVSRPTLTSEGMRRSFLNMVE
- the LOC131022823 gene encoding COP9 signalosome complex subunit 7-like isoform X1 is translated as MDIEQQQAEHIDYFLKKASTLKDSALSNVVVEATSHPSLFAFSEILAVPNVIELEGTENSAFLDVLRMFAYGTWSEYKIAASRLPQLVPDQVLKLKQLTVLTLAETNKVLPYDSLMQELDVSNVRELEDFLINDCMYVGIVRGKLDQLKRCFEVQFAAGRDLRPGQLGGMIQTLSNWLCTSENLLVSIQEKIKWGDAMSEIDKKHEKEVEERVEEVKKTLSIKADIDFRGHEEIFSEHGGVIMDFEEDRSRPKRRRHPIG